Proteins encoded together in one Bacteroides zoogleoformans window:
- a CDS encoding helix-turn-helix transcriptional regulator gives MKSLNQLKVVLVEKQKTSKWLAEQLGVSTVTVSKWCTNMHQPGLQTLAKIADLLGCEKRKLITE, from the coding sequence ATGAAATCTCTTAATCAACTTAAAGTGGTTCTTGTTGAGAAGCAAAAGACAAGCAAATGGTTGGCTGAACAATTGGGCGTATCAACTGTAACAGTAAGTAAGTGGTGCACCAATATGCACCAGCCGGGCTTACAGACGTTAGCTAAGATTGCCGATTTGTTAGGATGTGAAAAACGAAAACTTATCACAGAATAA
- a CDS encoding IS982 family transposase, whose amino-acid sequence MITNDKVTEIFCIIDEFDKNLSAELTKNLRLPSHNSDGKRYRNRKGRLSESEIMTILVCYHFGTYRNFKEYYLNWVKGVMRQDFPDGVSYNRFVELMPRVFFKMMLFMKLYAFGKCTGITYVDSTMIPVCHNVRRYYNKVFAGLAKNGKGTMCWCHGFKLHLLCNDSGEVITFCLTGANVDDRDSRVWTVFAKVLYGKVFADRGYIKQELFESLFDQGIQLVHGLKAKMKNKLMPMWDKIMLRKRYIIECINELLKNKANLVHSRHRSIHNFIMNLCSALTAYCFFENKPEALPVYVEKSRQLELFAC is encoded by the coding sequence ATGATTACCAACGACAAAGTTACTGAAATTTTCTGTATAATCGACGAGTTTGACAAGAATTTGAGTGCTGAACTTACGAAAAACCTGCGTCTGCCGTCCCATAACAGTGACGGCAAACGCTACCGGAACCGCAAGGGCAGGCTCTCCGAAAGTGAGATTATGACCATTCTGGTATGCTATCATTTCGGCACATATCGCAATTTCAAGGAGTATTATTTGAATTGGGTCAAAGGGGTGATGCGGCAGGATTTTCCCGATGGGGTTTCCTATAACCGCTTCGTTGAGCTCATGCCAAGAGTGTTCTTTAAGATGATGCTGTTCATGAAGCTCTATGCTTTTGGCAAGTGTACGGGAATCACCTACGTTGACAGCACCATGATACCCGTATGCCACAATGTACGACGATATTACAACAAGGTCTTTGCCGGCCTTGCCAAGAACGGAAAGGGTACCATGTGCTGGTGCCATGGATTCAAGCTGCATCTGCTCTGCAATGATTCCGGAGAAGTGATAACGTTCTGTCTTACAGGAGCAAACGTGGATGACAGGGATAGCAGGGTATGGACGGTGTTTGCAAAAGTGTTATATGGAAAGGTATTTGCAGACAGGGGATACATCAAGCAGGAACTCTTCGAGAGCCTGTTCGATCAAGGCATCCAACTCGTTCATGGGCTCAAGGCTAAGATGAAGAACAAACTGATGCCTATGTGGGACAAGATCATGCTAAGGAAAAGGTACATCATCGAGTGCATTAACGAATTGCTCAAGAACAAAGCCAACCTCGTGCACTCGAGACACCGATCGATACACAACTTTATCATGAACTTGTGTTCTGCCCTTACGGCATACTGCTTCTTTGAGAACAAGCCGGAGGCACTGCCGGTGTATGTGGAAAAATCAAGGCAGCTGGAACTATTTGCATGCTAA
- the tnpC gene encoding IS66 family transposase, with amino-acid sequence MDEKDTLLKTIEGLNTSVASLSAINKKQAEQNEKLQERIKELTAQVAWLNRQLFGRKAEKLPVYDPNMPDLFADEFAGLQRKAEEKRDEAVEKMEKESAEEKRQKRQNRKMMEDLPVLETEVIEPDGVDLSLYRRIGEEVTRVVKHKPGMLYVKEIIRPKYALKDNTRLPPGGQKGVEMAPMPLMPVDKCIADPSLLAEILLQKYEYHVPFYRQIQQYRHLGMKGLTESTLDGWFKKTVELLKPLYEALKQEVFSCDYVQADETTVPVINKEKHRADKEYLWMVRSVLEKLVIFHYDGGSRAGAVIESLANQHHFKGYLQCDGFAGYETAFKTNPGVHLVNCLVHIRRHFEQALDENREMAEYGLTQIQKVYQIEHGCNDAGLSYEERKNKRQELARPILEAMKAWMEAEGIKYSPRSQAGKAITYTYTRWNNMMRCLEDGRLLWDNNLAENVIRPITLGRKNYLFCGNHEAAVNMSVICSLLATCKAHDVNPRDYLNDIIARMPYHKKATHEELIKLLPHQWKLQHPESVLTKQATESSN; translated from the coding sequence ATGGATGAAAAAGATACATTACTCAAGACGATAGAAGGGCTGAATACCTCTGTTGCTTCATTGTCTGCCATCAACAAAAAACAGGCAGAGCAGAATGAAAAGCTGCAGGAACGTATCAAAGAGTTGACGGCTCAGGTCGCATGGCTGAACCGCCAGCTCTTTGGCCGTAAAGCAGAAAAGCTTCCTGTCTACGACCCCAACATGCCGGATCTCTTTGCGGATGAATTTGCCGGCCTGCAGCGAAAGGCCGAAGAAAAGCGTGACGAAGCGGTGGAGAAGATGGAAAAGGAGTCCGCCGAGGAGAAGAGACAGAAGCGGCAGAACCGAAAAATGATGGAAGACCTGCCTGTACTCGAAACCGAAGTGATTGAGCCGGATGGCGTGGACCTTTCCCTGTACCGCAGAATAGGCGAAGAGGTAACCCGTGTTGTCAAACACAAACCGGGAATGCTCTATGTAAAGGAAATCATCCGTCCCAAATATGCGCTCAAGGACAACACGCGTCTTCCACCCGGGGGACAGAAAGGTGTGGAGATGGCTCCCATGCCGCTGATGCCCGTCGACAAGTGCATCGCCGACCCCAGCCTGCTTGCCGAAATCCTCCTCCAGAAATACGAGTATCACGTTCCGTTCTACCGTCAGATACAGCAGTATCGCCACCTTGGCATGAAAGGACTGACGGAAAGCACGCTGGACGGATGGTTCAAGAAAACGGTAGAACTGCTGAAACCGCTGTACGAAGCGCTAAAGCAGGAAGTCTTTTCCTGTGACTATGTGCAGGCGGATGAAACCACCGTTCCGGTCATCAACAAGGAAAAGCACAGGGCCGACAAGGAATACCTCTGGATGGTCAGGTCGGTCCTGGAAAAACTGGTCATCTTCCATTACGACGGGGGATCGCGGGCCGGAGCGGTCATCGAATCCCTGGCTAATCAGCACCACTTCAAGGGTTACCTCCAATGCGACGGTTTTGCGGGTTATGAAACAGCCTTCAAGACCAACCCCGGTGTGCACCTGGTCAACTGTCTGGTACATATCCGCCGGCATTTTGAACAGGCGCTTGATGAAAATAGGGAAATGGCCGAATATGGGCTTACGCAGATACAGAAAGTCTATCAGATAGAGCATGGCTGCAATGACGCAGGCTTGTCGTATGAAGAACGCAAGAACAAGCGTCAGGAACTGGCCCGTCCCATCCTGGAAGCCATGAAGGCATGGATGGAAGCGGAAGGTATCAAGTACAGCCCCAGGTCACAGGCCGGCAAAGCCATCACATATACCTATACCCGATGGAACAATATGATGCGGTGCCTGGAAGACGGACGTCTGCTATGGGACAACAACCTGGCGGAAAATGTCATCCGCCCCATCACACTGGGACGAAAGAATTACCTCTTCTGCGGCAACCACGAGGCGGCCGTCAATATGTCTGTAATCTGTTCCCTGCTGGCTACTTGCAAAGCACACGATGTGAATCCGAGGGATTATCTGAATGACATCATTGCCCGAATGCCCTATCATAAGAAGGCCACACATGAGGAACTCATAAAGCTGCTTCCGCATCAATGGAAGTTGCAACATCCGGAGAGTGTGTTGACCAAACAGGCAACAGAATCCAGTAACTGA